One stretch of Rhodanobacteraceae bacterium DNA includes these proteins:
- a CDS encoding peptide ABC transporter substrate-binding protein, with product MPIDDRRQRWRLWPALALILLLSGVAPLAARTLERGNGPEPDTLDPQRAQGLSAQQILRDLFEGLMRDDATGELVPGAAESFEISADGLRYRFRLRADGRYADGSAVTAADFVYALNRALDPATAAPSAAMLLPIVGAEDKLRGKAVELGVQALDPQNLEIRLATPRSDFLRRLALPIAMPVQRGAIDEYGGGFTRPGRLVGNGAYLLDAWTPQSTIELAANPHYRRASAVAIASVRYHVTEDAAQEFKRFQAGELDLTETLPPGQLQRLREHYADRLLIAPAYATFYLGYNLRAPKLGQHHDLREALSLAIDRDVLVRYITGNGEVPAYGLIPAAADPAVVYAGADLAPAARLQRAQQLYAQAGYSSTEPLEIELRYNTSLANRRLGLAVAAMWREALGVRTRLRNEEWKVFVQTRRAAVLTQVFRGGWFADYADPLNFLEPFSSGNALNYSGYSDPLFDADLARAAATTGPEREQALRAAEQRLLDAHALIPLYHYSAKHLLSPDLCGYRSHPLDHHPSEFLRWCEAAP from the coding sequence ATGCCGATTGACGATCGGCGCCAGCGCTGGCGCCTCTGGCCAGCACTCGCCCTGATCCTGTTGCTGTCTGGTGTCGCGCCGCTGGCGGCGCGTACTCTGGAGCGCGGCAATGGCCCCGAACCCGACACGCTGGATCCGCAGCGCGCCCAGGGGCTGTCGGCGCAGCAAATCCTGCGCGATCTGTTCGAAGGGCTGATGCGCGACGACGCCACGGGCGAGTTGGTGCCCGGTGCGGCCGAGTCCTTCGAGATCAGCGCCGACGGACTGCGCTATCGCTTCCGTTTGCGGGCCGATGGGCGCTATGCCGATGGTAGTGCGGTCACAGCCGCCGACTTTGTCTACGCCCTCAACCGAGCACTGGATCCGGCCACTGCCGCGCCCTCGGCAGCGATGCTGCTGCCCATCGTCGGTGCCGAAGACAAGTTGCGCGGCAAGGCGGTGGAGCTCGGCGTGCAGGCGCTCGACCCACAGAATCTGGAAATCCGTCTGGCCACGCCGCGCAGCGACTTTCTGCGGCGGTTGGCGCTGCCGATTGCCATGCCGGTGCAGCGCGGTGCCATCGACGAATACGGCGGCGGGTTCACCCGTCCCGGGCGCCTGGTCGGCAATGGCGCCTATCTGCTGGATGCCTGGACCCCGCAATCGACCATCGAGCTGGCCGCCAATCCCCACTATCGCCGCGCCTCGGCGGTGGCGATAGCCAGCGTGCGCTATCACGTGACCGAAGATGCGGCCCAGGAATTCAAGCGCTTCCAGGCTGGCGAGCTGGATCTGACCGAGACCCTGCCACCGGGTCAGCTGCAGCGGCTGCGCGAGCACTATGCCGACCGCCTGCTGATTGCGCCGGCCTACGCCACCTTCTATCTGGGCTACAACCTGCGCGCACCCAAACTGGGACAGCACCACGACTTGCGCGAAGCGCTGTCACTGGCGATAGATCGCGACGTCCTGGTGCGCTACATCACCGGCAACGGCGAGGTTCCCGCCTACGGACTGATTCCCGCCGCTGCCGACCCGGCGGTGGTCTACGCCGGTGCCGATCTCGCGCCAGCGGCCCGCTTGCAGCGGGCACAACAGCTGTATGCGCAGGCCGGGTATTCCAGCACTGAGCCGCTGGAGATCGAGCTCCGCTACAACACCAGTCTGGCCAACCGTCGACTGGGATTGGCGGTGGCGGCGATGTGGCGCGAAGCGCTGGGCGTGCGCACGCGGCTGCGCAACGAGGAGTGGAAGGTCTTTGTGCAGACCCGCAGGGCCGCCGTGCTGACCCAGGTGTTCCGCGGCGGATGGTTTGCCGACTACGCCGATCCGCTGAATTTCCTGGAGCCGTTCAGCAGTGGCAATGCCCTGAACTACAGCGGCTACAGCGATCCCTTGTTTGATGCCGACCTCGCCCGCGCCGCCGCCACCACCGGTCCCGAGCGCGAGCAGGCGCTGCGGGCGGCCGAGCAGCGGCTGCTCGATGCCCACGCCTTGATTCCGCTCTATCACTACAGCGCCAAGCATCTGCTCAGCCCTGATCTGTGCGGCTATCGCTCGCATCCGCTCGATCATCATCCCAGCGAGTTCCTGCGCTGGTGCGAGGCGGCGCCGTGA